One window of Hymenobacter sp. BRD128 genomic DNA carries:
- a CDS encoding DUF4293 family protein, whose amino-acid sequence MIQRIQSVFLLLLALSMLSLLALPLWYKADALTHQELTLTAFNFTAVNMPTPTPGAPVWIIAVLALASAAVAAYEIFQCRNRFTQLKLGMLNLLLLVATFGAAFYFSNLGEALLNPKLEGKFQPAFYLPTLGLMLNLLANRFIRRDEQLVRNSYDRLR is encoded by the coding sequence ATGATACAAAGAATCCAAAGCGTTTTCCTTTTGCTGCTGGCTTTGTCGATGCTGAGTTTGCTGGCCCTGCCGCTCTGGTACAAAGCCGATGCCCTCACGCACCAGGAGCTGACCCTGACGGCCTTCAACTTCACCGCCGTTAATATGCCCACGCCCACGCCCGGCGCCCCGGTGTGGATAATTGCTGTGCTGGCGCTGGCCTCGGCGGCCGTGGCAGCCTACGAAATCTTCCAGTGTCGCAACCGCTTCACGCAGCTCAAGCTGGGCATGCTCAACCTGTTGCTGCTCGTGGCCACCTTCGGGGCCGCGTTTTACTTTTCCAATCTGGGCGAAGCGCTGCTCAATCCCAAGCTCGAAGGCAAGTTTCAGCCGGCCTTCTACCTGCCCACGCTGGGGCTGATGCTCAACCTGCTGGCCAACCGCTTTATCCGCCGCGACGAGCAGCTGGTGCGCAACAGCTACGACCGCCTGCGCTAG
- a CDS encoding DUF4476 domain-containing protein, which produces MKTLFKLASPALLTWIGTASALAAPPANLAIISERGQPFSLVLDGRLLTQPLARQVRVAMLAPGRHWAEFSVPTGYGSLLHFRTTVWLQPGLETDYVLLMRPYGPQLRQVGVVPPAGPSYGQGGYYGPANGPYGNGPGGYYGNAQPPVPPQGGYGSGQYGPGYDPRGSYPSQGQGYPTPAPAYPGGANRAPGNTYPNATADGGYYPSLGGATNLRPFSPEEITGLAQDLRQQSTEAERLRTATQALDQCSLRADELAELMQAFPHDESRIELARFSYSHLSDPQNFSRLYEALQFKSSIRTLQQAVGLPQE; this is translated from the coding sequence ATGAAAACGCTCTTTAAGCTGGCCTCCCCGGCGCTGCTTACTTGGATAGGGACCGCATCCGCGCTGGCTGCCCCTCCCGCCAACTTGGCCATTATCTCGGAGCGGGGCCAGCCCTTCAGCCTGGTGCTGGATGGGCGCCTGCTGACGCAGCCGCTAGCCCGGCAGGTGCGCGTGGCTATGCTGGCGCCCGGCCGGCATTGGGCCGAGTTTAGCGTGCCTACCGGCTACGGGTCGCTGCTGCATTTTCGCACTACGGTGTGGCTTCAGCCGGGCTTAGAGACAGATTACGTGCTGCTGATGCGGCCTTATGGCCCGCAGCTGCGGCAGGTAGGTGTGGTACCGCCGGCCGGTCCCAGCTACGGCCAGGGCGGCTATTATGGCCCGGCCAACGGGCCTTACGGCAACGGCCCCGGTGGCTACTACGGCAATGCCCAGCCACCAGTGCCGCCCCAGGGCGGCTACGGCAGTGGCCAGTATGGCCCCGGCTACGACCCGCGCGGCAGCTACCCTAGCCAGGGGCAGGGTTACCCTACGCCGGCCCCGGCTTATCCGGGCGGCGCCAACCGTGCACCGGGCAATACCTACCCCAACGCGACCGCCGATGGTGGCTACTACCCTAGTCTGGGCGGTGCCACCAATCTGCGCCCCTTTTCGCCCGAAGAGATTACGGGGCTAGCCCAGGACCTGCGCCAGCAGTCTACCGAGGCCGAGCGCCTGCGCACCGCCACCCAGGCCCTCGACCAATGCAGCCTGCGCGCCGACGAGCTAGCCGAGCTGATGCAAGCTTTCCCCCACGATGAGTCGCGCATCGAGTTGGCTCGCTTCAGCTACTCGCACTTGAGCGACCCCCAGAATTTCAGCCGCTTGTACGAGGCGCTGCAATTCAAATCCAGTATTCGCACCCTGCAACAGGCCGTAGGCCTGCCGCAAGAGTAA
- a CDS encoding OmpA family protein codes for MAFSIRYSSLQKFVVIGLAGPAVALSGCATSGKLSKADKRFLRGEYEAAIPLYKADIAKAKNAATANFRLGEAYRLSNRLDQAEPYYKAALDGNSRNADLGYRYAEALKANGKFEEAATRFTAYAQSGTNRTLAAHAPAEAASATASRALAGQAAAYDVAALDAVNSPSSDFSTARMPNSGELVFASGRDGKPYPGNGEGYTALYAQKFDDPAAMTGGTPRKLEPLFNNDKELQASATYTPDGKTMVFARSNDGSKKGYRSVDIWISYYRNGAWTEPVLANINDRTADDFSPAFAPDGTTLYFASGRKGGLGGNDLYKAALGANGRFSPAENLGETINSVGNDNFPGVAPDGTLYFSSDGHPGFGKLDIFEVKGGKPVNLGPGINSAGDDFAPFFTAPGVGIFSSNRAGGKGSDDLYTFKKKPRKIVTFYADGTVLERNDKAGTTTPLANETVTITSANGQKRDVQTGPDGKFSAKLDSAQVYSLLADHPGDFTARTSLSTVDRYPSPETLTQPQTDVRLPVTLTLTKIVVNKAIEVKDIFYDYDKSNIRPDAAIRLDTLVQTLQDNPKINIELSSHTDQRGKDAYNLALSQRRAEAAVAYIVSKGISPSRITAKGYGETRPIIKDAKTEAEYQRNRRTEFKVTRIDK; via the coding sequence ATGGCTTTTTCCATTCGATACTCGTCGCTCCAAAAATTCGTGGTTATTGGGCTGGCCGGCCCGGCGGTAGCACTGAGCGGGTGCGCCACGTCGGGCAAACTCAGCAAGGCCGACAAGCGTTTTTTACGCGGGGAGTATGAGGCGGCTATTCCGCTCTACAAGGCTGATATTGCCAAGGCCAAGAACGCGGCCACGGCCAACTTTCGCCTGGGCGAAGCCTATCGCCTTTCCAACCGCCTCGACCAAGCCGAGCCTTATTATAAAGCTGCCCTCGACGGCAACTCGCGCAATGCCGACCTCGGCTACCGCTACGCCGAAGCCTTGAAAGCCAACGGCAAGTTTGAGGAGGCGGCCACGCGCTTCACGGCCTACGCCCAGAGCGGCACCAACCGCACCCTGGCCGCGCACGCCCCGGCCGAAGCGGCCAGTGCCACGGCCAGCAGGGCGCTAGCCGGCCAGGCAGCTGCCTACGACGTGGCGGCGCTTGACGCGGTGAACTCGCCCAGCTCCGATTTTTCGACCGCGCGCATGCCAAACAGCGGCGAGCTGGTATTTGCCTCGGGCCGCGATGGCAAGCCCTACCCCGGCAACGGCGAGGGCTACACGGCGCTCTACGCGCAAAAATTTGACGACCCGGCGGCCATGACCGGCGGCACGCCGCGCAAGCTGGAGCCGCTTTTCAACAACGACAAGGAGCTGCAAGCCAGCGCTACCTACACGCCCGACGGCAAGACGATGGTCTTTGCCCGCTCGAACGATGGCTCGAAAAAAGGCTACCGCAGCGTCGATATCTGGATTTCGTATTACCGCAACGGTGCCTGGACCGAGCCCGTTCTGGCCAACATCAACGACCGCACGGCCGACGACTTTTCGCCGGCTTTTGCGCCCGATGGCACCACGCTCTACTTCGCCTCGGGGCGCAAGGGCGGGCTGGGCGGCAACGACCTGTACAAGGCCGCACTCGGGGCCAACGGCCGCTTCTCGCCGGCCGAAAACCTGGGCGAAACCATCAACTCGGTGGGCAACGACAACTTCCCCGGCGTGGCGCCCGATGGCACGCTGTACTTCTCCTCGGATGGGCACCCCGGCTTCGGCAAGCTCGATATTTTTGAGGTGAAAGGCGGCAAGCCGGTGAACCTGGGGCCGGGCATCAACAGTGCCGGCGATGACTTTGCGCCGTTTTTTACGGCGCCGGGCGTGGGTATATTTTCCTCCAACCGCGCCGGTGGCAAGGGGTCGGACGACCTCTACACGTTTAAGAAGAAGCCGCGCAAAATCGTGACCTTCTACGCCGATGGCACCGTGCTGGAGCGCAACGATAAAGCCGGCACTACCACGCCGCTAGCCAACGAGACTGTCACCATCACGAGCGCCAACGGGCAGAAGCGCGATGTGCAAACCGGCCCCGACGGGAAGTTCTCGGCCAAGCTCGACTCGGCCCAGGTGTATAGCCTGCTGGCCGACCACCCCGGCGATTTCACGGCCCGCACCAGCCTGAGCACCGTGGACCGCTACCCTAGCCCGGAAACGCTGACCCAGCCGCAAACGGATGTCCGGCTGCCCGTGACGCTCACGCTGACCAAAATCGTCGTGAACAAGGCCATCGAGGTGAAGGATATTTTCTACGACTACGACAAGTCGAACATCCGCCCCGACGCGGCCATCCGCCTCGATACGCTGGTGCAAACCTTGCAGGACAATCCGAAAATCAACATCGAGTTGAGCTCGCACACCGACCAGCGCGGCAAAGACGCTTATAACCTGGCCCTTAGCCAGCGGCGCGCCGAGGCAGCCGTGGCCTACATCGTGAGTAAGGGCATCAGCCCGAGCCGCATCACGGCCAAGGGCTACGGTGAAACTAGGCCTATCATTAAGGATGCCAAGACGGAGGCCGAGTATCAGCGCAACCGCCGCACCGAGTTTAAGGTGACGCGCATTGATAAGTAG
- a CDS encoding (Fe-S)-binding protein produces MTSTSSPAAPAKRQLTVPTVADLAAQGKAPEILFWVGCAGAFDDRYKRVTRAFARILEHVGTNYAVLGLEESCTGDPAKRAGNEFLFQMQAMQNITTMNGYGIKKIVTACPHCFNTIKNEYPALGGDYEVIHHSTYLQQLINEGKVAVQGGESYKGRRITFHDSCYLGRANNIYEAPRDVLAALDADLVEMKRSKANGLCCGAGGAQMWKEPEPGKKDINIERTEEALATLSGQAAALDNLRGVETERTAPSQHSLQGSIIAVSCPFCMTMMSDGVKNKEQEGAVQVFDLAELVASAEGINA; encoded by the coding sequence ATGACTTCTACCTCCTCTCCTGCTGCCCCGGCCAAGCGCCAGCTTACGGTGCCCACCGTGGCCGACCTCGCGGCCCAGGGCAAGGCCCCCGAAATCCTGTTTTGGGTAGGCTGCGCCGGCGCTTTCGACGACCGCTACAAGCGCGTGACGCGCGCCTTTGCCCGTATTCTGGAACACGTGGGCACCAACTATGCCGTGTTGGGCCTCGAAGAAAGCTGCACCGGCGACCCCGCCAAGCGCGCTGGCAACGAGTTTTTGTTTCAGATGCAGGCCATGCAGAACATTACCACGATGAATGGCTACGGCATCAAGAAAATCGTGACGGCCTGCCCGCATTGCTTCAACACTATTAAGAATGAGTACCCGGCACTGGGGGGTGACTACGAGGTGATTCACCACAGCACCTATCTGCAACAGCTTATCAATGAAGGCAAAGTGGCCGTGCAAGGCGGCGAGAGCTACAAGGGCCGGCGCATCACGTTTCACGACTCGTGCTACCTGGGCCGCGCCAACAACATCTATGAAGCTCCGCGCGATGTGCTGGCCGCCCTCGACGCTGACCTCGTAGAGATGAAGCGCAGCAAGGCCAACGGCCTGTGCTGCGGCGCCGGCGGCGCCCAAATGTGGAAGGAGCCCGAGCCCGGCAAAAAAGACATTAACATCGAGCGCACCGAAGAGGCCTTGGCCACCCTCAGCGGCCAGGCCGCAGCCCTGGATAACCTGCGCGGCGTCGAGACCGAGCGCACTGCCCCTAGCCAGCACAGTCTGCAAGGCAGCATCATCGCCGTGAGCTGCCCCTTTTGCATGACCATGATGAGCGACGGCGTGAAAAATAAAGAGCAGGAAGGCGCCGTTCAAGTCTTCGACCTGGCCGAGCTGGTGGCCAGCGCCGAGGGTATTAACGCGTAA
- a CDS encoding (Fe-S)-binding protein: MLQPILFALLLLAAFGLFTWQVRKIRANILVGRDRDMSGRFGERLNKTLLVAFGQQKMFKRLTPALLHLVVYVGFLVINIEVIEIIIDGLFGTHRFLSFLGPVYDVLMAVNETLAALVIIAVTAFWWRRNHNPPVQRFTGPELRMWPKLDANIILYIEVALMLALFFMNSADIKLHQLEGKDLPGAFPVSHFLTNLLPASNVGTLHVLERAGWWLHITGILLFLNYLPSSKHFHIILAFPNVWYSRLVPQGQFSNVESITHEVKAMTDPSYEVPAPATNPDGSAVAPTPFGAKDVEDLPWTNLLNAYSCTECGRCTSVCPANLTGKLLSPRKIIMDTRDRVEEKYNSPLIFHPNVYGAEAKHEPVTDLANATLLRGKVTPEELWACTTCNACVESCPVNINPLESIIEMRRFLVLEESAAPNSLNVMFSNIENNGAPWAFSPSDRLNWADELYVAEKIAV, translated from the coding sequence ATGCTGCAACCCATTCTTTTCGCGCTGCTGCTGCTGGCAGCTTTCGGCCTGTTTACGTGGCAGGTTCGAAAAATCCGGGCCAATATCCTCGTCGGACGTGACCGCGATATGAGCGGCCGCTTTGGCGAGCGCCTCAACAAAACGCTGCTGGTGGCCTTTGGCCAGCAAAAAATGTTTAAGCGCCTCACGCCCGCGCTGCTACACCTGGTGGTATACGTGGGCTTCTTAGTCATTAATATTGAAGTTATTGAGATTATTATCGATGGGTTGTTTGGCACGCACCGCTTCCTGAGCTTTCTGGGGCCGGTGTACGATGTGCTGATGGCCGTGAATGAGACCCTGGCGGCGCTGGTTATCATCGCGGTAACTGCTTTCTGGTGGCGCCGCAACCACAACCCGCCGGTGCAGCGCTTTACGGGCCCCGAGCTGCGCATGTGGCCCAAGCTCGATGCCAACATCATTCTCTATATTGAGGTAGCGCTCATGCTAGCCCTGTTTTTTATGAACTCGGCCGACATTAAGCTGCATCAGCTCGAAGGCAAGGACTTGCCGGGCGCGTTTCCGGTCAGCCACTTTCTGACTAACCTGCTGCCGGCCAGCAATGTGGGCACGCTGCACGTGCTAGAACGCGCCGGCTGGTGGCTTCACATTACGGGCATCCTACTGTTTCTCAACTACCTGCCTAGCTCCAAGCACTTCCACATCATCCTGGCGTTCCCGAATGTGTGGTACTCGCGCCTGGTGCCGCAGGGGCAATTTTCCAACGTGGAGAGCATTACCCACGAGGTGAAAGCTATGACGGACCCTAGCTACGAGGTGCCGGCCCCAGCTACTAACCCCGATGGTTCGGCGGTGGCACCCACGCCCTTCGGCGCCAAGGATGTGGAGGATTTGCCTTGGACCAATCTGCTGAACGCCTACTCGTGTACCGAGTGCGGCCGCTGCACCTCGGTATGCCCGGCCAACCTCACGGGTAAGCTGCTTTCGCCGCGCAAAATCATCATGGACACCCGTGACCGGGTGGAGGAGAAATATAATTCGCCGCTCATCTTTCACCCCAACGTATACGGAGCCGAGGCCAAGCATGAGCCGGTTACGGACCTGGCCAATGCCACGCTGCTGCGCGGCAAAGTGACGCCCGAGGAACTCTGGGCCTGCACCACCTGCAACGCTTGCGTGGAAAGCTGCCCGGTAAATATCAACCCCCTCGAAAGCATTATCGAGATGCGTCGCTTCCTGGTGCTGGAAGAGTCGGCCGCCCCCAACTCGCTGAACGTCATGTTCTCCAATATCGAGAACAACGGCGCCCCGTGGGCCTTCTCGCCCTCCGACCGCCTCAACTGGGCCGACGAGCTATACGTGGCCGAGAAAATAGCCGTATAA
- a CDS encoding 3-oxoacyl-ACP synthase III family protein, with protein MYLHYVAAYLPTAVVTNEHFTRLNGLASDWIIERTGIRERRKAGPEENANTMAVAATHALLAELPSFDPASIDLIVAGTYTPHDTIYTAAHAVQRALNINEIPTVSISSACSSLLNAVEIVEGYFALGKASRALVVVSEHNTAYNNEEDTMAGHLWGDGAAALLFTKEALNPGDLRVVQVVTGGAAPMGKADEAVTLKPVDKGIVMPFGRDVFQQACTYMARITQQLLDKNGLTVNELSYLIPHQANLRISANVVKQLGLDPARAVNNIERLGNTGCAGAAIGLAEIWPRIKDGDNLIITVFGGGYSYGAMLLQKN; from the coding sequence GTGTACCTGCATTACGTGGCCGCCTACTTGCCGACGGCCGTTGTTACGAACGAACATTTTACTCGCCTCAATGGATTAGCCTCCGATTGGATAATTGAGCGCACGGGTATCCGGGAGCGCCGCAAGGCCGGCCCGGAGGAAAATGCCAATACGATGGCCGTGGCGGCTACCCATGCCCTGCTTGCCGAACTGCCGAGCTTTGACCCGGCCAGCATCGACCTCATCGTGGCGGGCACCTATACGCCGCACGATACTATTTATACGGCCGCGCACGCCGTGCAGCGGGCGCTGAATATTAATGAGATACCTACCGTGAGCATTTCGTCGGCGTGCTCGTCGCTGCTCAACGCGGTTGAGATTGTGGAGGGCTATTTTGCCTTGGGTAAGGCTAGCCGCGCGCTGGTAGTAGTGAGCGAGCACAATACTGCCTACAATAATGAGGAAGACACGATGGCCGGCCACTTGTGGGGCGATGGCGCGGCGGCGCTGCTGTTCACGAAGGAGGCGCTGAACCCCGGCGACCTGCGCGTGGTGCAGGTAGTAACGGGCGGGGCAGCCCCGATGGGCAAGGCCGATGAGGCCGTGACCCTCAAGCCCGTAGACAAAGGCATCGTGATGCCGTTTGGGCGCGACGTGTTTCAGCAGGCTTGCACCTACATGGCACGCATTACGCAGCAGCTACTTGATAAGAATGGGCTGACGGTGAATGAATTGAGTTACCTCATCCCGCACCAGGCCAACCTGCGCATCTCGGCCAACGTGGTGAAGCAGCTTGGCCTCGACCCAGCCCGCGCCGTAAATAATATCGAGCGCCTCGGTAACACTGGCTGCGCGGGCGCCGCCATTGGCCTGGCCGAGATTTGGCCCCGCATCAAGGATGGTGATAACTTGATTATCACGGTATTTGGTGGTGGGTATTCTTACGGCGCTATGCTGTTGCAAAAAAATTAG
- the arfB gene encoding alternative ribosome rescue aminoacyl-tRNA hydrolase ArfB, whose protein sequence is MLPPAATFLPEITFQTSRASGPGGQNVNKVESRVELRWHLQASQVLTEAQKQLILEKVAGQLTADGYLLVVAQDDRSQLRNKEIALVRFHELLQKSLRRPKPRRATRPSAGAVRKRLEGKKMQSEKKASRRRLD, encoded by the coding sequence GTGCTGCCGCCTGCCGCTACCTTTTTGCCCGAAATCACGTTTCAGACCAGCCGGGCCAGCGGGCCGGGCGGGCAGAATGTGAATAAGGTGGAGAGCCGTGTGGAGCTGCGCTGGCACCTGCAAGCCTCGCAGGTACTCACGGAGGCGCAAAAGCAACTCATCTTAGAAAAAGTGGCTGGTCAGCTCACTGCCGATGGCTACCTGCTAGTGGTGGCCCAGGACGACCGCAGCCAGCTGCGCAACAAAGAAATCGCGCTGGTCCGCTTTCACGAATTACTACAAAAAAGCCTGCGCCGGCCCAAGCCACGCCGCGCCACTCGGCCTAGTGCGGGCGCCGTGCGCAAGCGCTTGGAAGGCAAGAAAATGCAGAGCGAGAAAAAGGCTAGCCGGCGCCGGTTGGACTGA
- a CDS encoding response regulator transcription factor, with the protein MPTPTAPIHIALLDDHQLFRQGMRYILQALPYVASVTETSELPELLASCRQRLPDVLLLDLQMPNVDGPEAAHQLLREFPDLKIIVLSMFSADKYITQMMKAGARSYLPKDVDQEQLRLTIEEVITTGFHFTPRISRALIRGVQHPERTPTPKQPELVQLTTREHEVLRLICQGCTAADIAEQLFISRRTVEGHRQKLLEKTSAPNSAGLVVYAARHGLLG; encoded by the coding sequence ATGCCAACGCCTACTGCCCCCATTCATATTGCACTGCTCGACGACCACCAGCTGTTTCGGCAGGGAATGCGCTACATTTTGCAGGCGCTGCCCTACGTGGCATCCGTAACCGAGACTTCGGAGCTGCCCGAGCTGCTGGCTAGCTGCCGCCAGCGCCTGCCCGACGTATTGCTGCTCGACCTGCAAATGCCGAACGTAGACGGCCCGGAAGCCGCCCATCAGCTGCTGCGCGAGTTTCCGGATTTAAAAATCATCGTGCTTTCGATGTTTTCGGCTGATAAGTACATCACCCAGATGATGAAGGCCGGCGCCCGCAGCTACCTGCCCAAAGACGTGGACCAGGAGCAGCTCCGCCTTACGATTGAAGAAGTTATTACGACCGGCTTTCACTTCACACCCCGCATTTCGCGGGCCCTGATTCGGGGCGTGCAGCATCCCGAGCGCACGCCCACGCCCAAGCAACCCGAGCTGGTTCAGCTCACCACGCGCGAGCACGAAGTGCTGCGCCTCATCTGCCAGGGCTGCACAGCCGCCGATATTGCTGAGCAGCTGTTTATCAGCCGGCGCACCGTGGAGGGCCACCGCCAGAAGCTACTCGAAAAAACCAGCGCCCCCAATTCGGCGGGCCTGGTAGTGTACGCCGCCCGGCATGGCCTGCTTGGCTAG
- a CDS encoding sensor histidine kinase, translated as MLLSGVALVLFVVVYQKRLLQQQLQLRAAEAEYQQQLLAAVIEAQEHERERIGRDLHDGIGSTLATAKLLMGRLESTDAAEEAANLSSMVKEILGEAVHDVRGLSHSLYPAVLDRFGLAEALQHLADVCNETSTLDVELSIEYQQPLALAQELALYRICQELIHNAQKHARGATLLQVRLRQHGTRVSLAVEDDGCGFDSAALESSRPASGGAGLRSIEVRVQMLRARLSQQSAPGQGTCTLIEMDTPTAA; from the coding sequence ATGCTGCTGTCGGGGGTGGCGCTGGTACTTTTCGTGGTGGTGTACCAAAAGCGCCTGCTGCAACAGCAGTTGCAACTACGCGCCGCCGAAGCCGAATATCAGCAGCAACTGCTGGCCGCCGTTATCGAGGCGCAGGAGCACGAGCGCGAGCGCATCGGGCGCGACCTGCACGACGGCATTGGCTCGACCCTAGCCACGGCCAAGCTGCTGATGGGCCGCCTCGAAAGCACCGACGCCGCCGAAGAGGCGGCCAACCTGAGCAGCATGGTGAAGGAGATTCTGGGAGAGGCCGTGCACGACGTGCGCGGCCTTTCGCACAGTCTGTATCCGGCCGTGCTCGACCGCTTTGGCCTGGCCGAAGCCTTGCAGCACCTGGCCGACGTGTGCAACGAAACTAGCACCCTCGACGTGGAACTGAGCATTGAATACCAGCAGCCCCTAGCCCTGGCGCAGGAGTTGGCCCTGTACCGCATTTGCCAGGAGCTTATTCACAACGCGCAGAAGCACGCCCGGGGCGCTACACTGCTGCAAGTGCGGCTGCGCCAGCACGGCACCAGGGTTTCGCTGGCGGTCGAAGACGACGGCTGCGGCTTCGACTCGGCGGCGCTCGAAAGCAGCCGGCCGGCCTCGGGCGGCGCCGGCCTGCGCAGCATCGAAGTGCGCGTGCAGATGCTGCGCGCGCGCCTAAGCCAGCAGTCGGCTCCCGGCCAGGGCACCTGCACCCTCATCGAAATGGATACACCCACGGCGGCTTGA